The following coding sequences are from one Lolium rigidum isolate FL_2022 chromosome 6, APGP_CSIRO_Lrig_0.1, whole genome shotgun sequence window:
- the LOC124667910 gene encoding nuclear pore complex protein NUP62-like, with protein MATSFAFGNSGAAGSTSPSPFSFSTAPSAFSSSPAPAFGSSPAPAFGSSAFPSAAASTPAFGSSLFGASPASASAPAAASSPSPFGFGATGFGAAQPPSSSASPLFGVAATSAAATTPTMFGTTTTTPSIFGAPATSSAATTPSIFGAPATSSAATTPGLFGAPATSSAASTPSLFGAASTPATTPGIFGATTAAATTPSLFGAVSSAASTPGFGFGSSASGATTAPTPSFGFNSAPAASSTAATSASTPALGFGAATGSTLFGSTSPAPLFGTTAASSPATTAPSLGFSLSPATTASAPSFGFAPSSGSTTSSLFSSAPSASAFSFSNSAPAASSTPASGFSLATSQAASAPSMFSSTGAAASSSASSLFGASFAAPTPTFASVSATTASTVPSATATPATAGSLFSAPPSSSLGFSFTVPPSASSSAAVTATITSSSTSAAVTTTTPSTTTSAFPSFSLQPTTQASASTSVAPSTLFGSTTPTSTSAITTTTQATSSAVQASTTGSTTNAITPAASQAPKLPSEIVGKCVEEIIRDWNNGLQDRTAKFRKHATAISEWDRRILQNRNVLIRLEADVAKVVETQTSLERQLELIETHQKEVDKALQSMEEEAERIFQDERVLLREDEAASARDTMYEQGEVVENELQHMTEQVKSIIQTMNATQGGELEAADSMAPFDVAVRILDNQLRSLMWIDEKANEFSNRIQRLPNNSTVAERDSGIPRFWLS; from the exons ATGGCGACCTCCTTCGCGTTCGGCAACTCCGGCGCGGCGGGATCCACCTCGCCCTCGCCCTTCTCCTTCTCCACCGCCCcatccgccttctcctcctccccggCACCCGCGTTCGGCTCCTCCCCGGCACCCGCCTTCGGCTCCTCCGCCTTcccttccgccgccgcctctACTCCCGCTTTCGGTTCGTCCCTCTTCGGAGCCTCCCCTGCCTCCGCATCCGCtcccgccgccgcttcctccccGTCCCCTTTCGGCTTCGGGGCCACTGGTTTTGGGGCCGCTCAGCCGCCTTCCTCGTCCGCCTCGCCCCTCTTCGGAgtagccgccacctccgccgcggCAACCACACCCACCATGTtcggcaccaccaccaccacccccagcaTCTTCGGCGCACCAGCCACCTCATCTGCGGCCACTACCCCGAGCATCTTCGGCGCACCAGCCACCTCATCTGCGGCCACTACCCCGGGCCTCTTCGGCGCACCAGCCACCTCATCTGCGGCCAGCACCCCGAGCCTCTTCGGCGCCGCATCCACCCCCGCGACCACTCCAGGTATCTTCGGcgcgaccaccgccgccgccaccacccccaGCCTCTTCGGCGCCGTCTCTTCCGCCGCGTCCACGCCGGGCTTCGGCTTTGGCTCATCCGCGTCAGGCGCCACCACTGCCCCAACACCGTCATTCGGCTTCAACAGCGCGCCCGCCGCATCTAGTACCGCCGCTACCTCAGCTTCCACACCGGCTCTAGGGTTTGGGGCCGCCACTGGCTCGACCTTGTTTGGAtccacctcgcctgcgcctctattcggcaccaccgccgcctcgtctCCAGCTACGACCGCGCCATCCCTTGGTTTTTCATTATCCCCAGCAACTACTGCCTCAGCCCCCTCGTTCGGCTTCGCACCATCGTCAGGAAGCACCACATCTTCCCTGTTCTCGTCTGCTCCCTCAGCCTCCGCCTTCTCGTTCTCTAACAGTGCTCCCGCCGCTTCATCCACGCCGGCCAGTGGTTTCTCCTTGGCCACTTCGCAGGCTGCGTCTGCTCCCTCGATGTTCTCAAGCACAGGTGCAGCAGCAAGCTCGTCAGCGAGCTCCCTTTTTGGTGCATCTTTTGCTGCTCCTACACCGACATTTGCCTCTGTTTCTGCAACGACTGCATCCACTGTGCCATCAGCTACTGCTACTCCTGCAACAGCGGGGTCATTGTTCTCGGCACCACCTTCTTCCTCTCTTGGCTTCAGCTTTACAGTACCGCCATCAGCTTCATCATCAGCAGCAGTTACAGCCACCATTACAAGTTCCTCAACATCTGCAGCCGTGACAACCACCACCCCTTCAACTACGACGAGCGCGTTTCCTAGTTTTAGCCTGCAACCAACTACTCAAGCTTCTGCCTCAACGTCGGTGGCTCCGTCAACACTGTTTG GTTCTACTACACCCACAAGCACGTCAGCCATCACGACCACAACTCAGGCGACTTCATCAGCTGTTCAAGCTAGCACCACTGG ATCTACTACTAATGCTATTACTCCAGCAGCATCCCAAGCACCAAAGCTCCCATCAGAAATTGTTGGTAAATGTGTTGAGGAG ATTATTAGGGACTGGAACAATGGGCTTCAAGACCGTACTGCTAAgttccggaagcatgccactgccATATCTGAGTGGGACAGGAGAATTCTGCAAAATAGGAATGTTCTTATAAGGCTTGAG GCTGATGTTGCTAAAGTTGTTGAAACACAAACAAGCTTGGAGAGGCAACTTGAGTTGATAGAAACTCATCAGAAAGAG GTGGACAAGGCTCTACAGAGCATGGAGGAGGAAGCTGAACGGATATTCCAGGATGAGCGTGTCTTACTTCGTGAAGATGAGGCTGCCTCTGCAAGAGATACAAT GTATGAGCAAGGTGAAGTCGTAGAGAATGAATTGCAACATATGACAGAACAAGTAAAATCCATCATTCAGACCATGAATGCTACTCAG GGTGGTGAGCTAGAGGCAGCGGATAGCATGGCGCCATTCGATGTTGCTGTTCGGATACTGGATAATCAACTGCGCTCTCTAATGTGGATTGATGAGAAG GCGAATGAGTTCTCAAACAGGATACAGAGACTGCCCAACAATAGTACTGTGGCTGAGCGCGACTCAGGAATTCCAAGGTTTTGGTTAAGCTGA
- the LOC124667911 gene encoding auxin transporter-like protein 1: MVPREHGGEESIVAAGNGKEEEVGVMGVSGAADGDDEEQHGGGKFSVTSFLWHGGSVWDAWFSCASNQVAQVLLTLPYSFSQLGMVSGIVLQLFYGFLGSWTAYLISVLYVEYRSRKEKEGVSFKNHVIQWFEVLDGLLGPYWKAAGLAFNCTFLLFGTVIQLIACASNIYYINDRLDKRTWTYIFGACCATTVFIPSFHNYRIWSFLGLGMTTYTAWYLTIAALVNGQVEGVAHTGPKKLVLYFTGATNILYTFGGHAVTVEIMHAMWKPAKFKYIYLLATLYVFTLTLPSASAMYWAYGDQLLTHANAFALLPKTAWRDAAVVLMLIHQFITFGFACTPLYFVWEKVIGMHDTKSLCLRALARLPIVVPIWFLAIIFPFFGPINSAVGALLVSFTVYIIPSLAHILTYRTASARANAAEKPPFFLPSWTAMFMINAFIVVWVLVVGFGLGGWASMVNFVRQIDTFGLFAKCYQCPKPAVIAAAPSQH; encoded by the exons GCGGCCGGCAACggcaaggaggaggaggtcggggtGATGGGCGTCAGCGGCGccgccgacggcgacgacgaggagcagcacggcgGCGGCAAGTTCAGCGTCACCAGCTTCCTCTGGCACGGCGGCTCCGTCTGGGACGCATGGTTCAGCTGCGCATCCAACCAG GTCGCCCAGGTGCTCCTGACGCTGCCCTACTCCTTCTCGCAGCTGGGCATGGTCTCCGGCATCGTCCTGCAGCTCTTCTACGGCTTCCTCGGCAGCTGGACCGCCTACCTCATCAGCGTCCTCTACGTCGAGTACCGCTCCCGCAAGGAGAAGGAGGGGGTCAGCTTCAAGAACCACGTCATACAG TGGTTCGAGGTGCTTGATGGGCTGCTGGGCCCGTACTGGAAGGCGGCCGGCCTCGCCTTCAACTGCACGTTCCTGCTCTTCGGCACCGTCATCCAGCTCATCGCCTGCGCGAG TAACATCTACTACATCAACGATCGGCTGGACAAGCGGACATGGACGTACATCTTCGGCGCCTGCTGCGCCACCACCGTCTTCATCCCCTCCTTCCACAACTACCGGATCTGGTCCTTCCTCGGCCTCGGCATGACCACCTACACCGCATGGTACCTCACCATCGCCGCGCTCGTCAACGGCCAGGTCGAGGGCGTCGCGCACACCGGGCCCAAGAAGCTCGTGCTATACTTCACCGGAGCCACCAACATCCTCTACACCTTCGGAGGACACGCAGTCACTGT TGAGATCATGCACGCGATGTGGAAGCCCGCCAAGTTCAAGTACATCTACCTTCTGGCGACGCTGTACGTGTTCACGCTGACGCTGCCTTCGGCGTCGGCCATGTACTGGGCGTACGGCGACCAGCTGCTGACCCACGCCAACGCGTTCGCGCTGCTGCCCAAGACGGCGTGGCGGGACGCGGCGGTGGTGCTGATGCTCATCCACCAGTTCATCACCTTCGGCTTCGCGTGCACGCCGCTCTACTTCGTGTGGGAGAAGGTGATCGGGATGCACGACACCAAGAGCCTGTGCCTGCGCGCCCTGGCCAGGCTCCCCATCGTCGTCCCCATCTGGTTCCTCGCCATCATCTTCCCCTTCTTCGGGCCCATCAACTCCGCCGTCGGCGCCCTCCTCGTCAGCTTCACCGTCTACATCATCCCCTCCCTAGCTCACATACTCACATACCGCACTGCCTCCGCGCGCGCA AACGCAGCGGAGAAGCCACCGTTCTTCCTGCCGAGCTGGACGGCGATGTTCATGATCAACGCCTTCATCGTGGTGTGGGTGCTGGTGGTCGGCTTCGGGCTCGGCGGCTGGGCCAGCATGGTCAACTTCGTGCGGCAGATCGACACCTTCGGCCTCTTCGCCAAGTGCTACCAGTGCCCCAAGCCGGCCGTCATCGCCGCAGCGCCGTCGCAGCACTAG